One Edaphobacter flagellatus genomic region harbors:
- a CDS encoding cellulase family glycosylhydrolase, with the protein MKIRSSALLLTLALAVGAGAQTRWTTEKANAWYASQPWLVGANYIPSDAINQLEMFQAETFNPAINDRELGLGESIGMNTMRVFLQDQLWQQDPKGFTQRLDAFLTIAAKHHIRPILVLFDSCWEADPHLGPQHPPIPGVHNSGWVQSPGGRELSDPSYEPKLKEYVVGVVSAFANDNRVLAWDVWNEPDNTNDKRFAEPKNKPELVAALLPKVFAWARSAHPSQPLTSGLWQGNWSDPAKELPVTKIQLAESDILTFHNYGWPEEFEARVRELEPHHRPIICTEYMARGNGSTFDTILPLAKKLNVGAINWGLVAGKTQTYLPWDSWQHPYVLSQPTIWFHEVFRHDGTPYRKHEADLIRQLTGRGTQTVN; encoded by the coding sequence ATGAAAATTCGCTCCTCTGCACTTCTTCTCACTTTGGCGCTGGCTGTCGGTGCAGGCGCTCAGACCCGCTGGACGACCGAAAAGGCGAATGCCTGGTATGCATCGCAGCCGTGGCTGGTGGGAGCCAACTATATCCCCTCGGATGCGATCAACCAGCTGGAGATGTTTCAGGCGGAGACATTCAACCCGGCAATCAATGATCGCGAACTTGGACTGGGCGAGTCGATCGGCATGAACACGATGCGCGTGTTTTTACAGGATCAGTTGTGGCAGCAGGACCCGAAGGGATTTACGCAACGGCTGGATGCCTTTCTGACGATTGCGGCGAAGCACCATATCCGGCCGATCCTGGTGCTGTTCGATTCGTGCTGGGAGGCCGATCCGCACCTGGGTCCACAGCATCCGCCGATTCCAGGAGTGCATAACTCGGGTTGGGTGCAGAGCCCGGGGGGCCGCGAGCTTTCTGATCCTTCCTATGAGCCGAAGCTAAAAGAGTATGTTGTCGGCGTCGTCTCGGCATTTGCCAATGACAATCGCGTGCTGGCCTGGGATGTGTGGAATGAGCCGGACAACACCAACGACAAGCGCTTTGCCGAGCCGAAGAACAAGCCGGAACTGGTGGCTGCACTGCTGCCGAAGGTTTTTGCGTGGGCGCGCTCGGCGCATCCCAGCCAGCCGTTGACGAGCGGGTTGTGGCAAGGGAATTGGTCGGACCCGGCGAAGGAGCTTCCGGTCACGAAGATTCAGTTAGCGGAGAGCGACATTCTTACGTTCCACAATTATGGCTGGCCTGAGGAGTTTGAGGCACGCGTCCGGGAGCTGGAGCCACATCACCGTCCAATTATCTGCACGGAGTACATGGCGCGCGGCAACGGCAGCACCTTCGATACGATTTTGCCGCTGGCTAAGAAACTGAATGTCGGGGCGATCAACTGGGGATTGGTTGCGGGCAAGACGCAGACGTATCTCCCCTGGGATTCGTGGCAGCATCCTTATGTTCTGTCGCAGCCAACGATCTGGTTTCATGAGGTTTTTCGTCACGACGGCACGCCTTACCGGAAGCATGAGGCGGACCTGATCCGGCAACTGACCGGTCGGGGGACGCAAACCGTCAACTAG
- a CDS encoding sensor histidine kinase translates to MTLTFARWKNETHQPLVLHPLIFISGATSLGLLFALQEWMDSRFWNNHVQLSILLQAWGAQYFIWGVLCWIVWWTMRRHIYTADLKKMLLLFLPMSIFVSVLEEAIWVMLFPSLPMGKPPMPFLQRLSFHLDAELVDSLVIFWSAFFLFKGIGYYLRYREKERMAAQLQAQLANAQMRALRMQLNPHFLFNTMNSISSLMQTDVPAADLMLEQLSRLLRITLHRGDAQFIPLSDEMEFIEMYLAMQDRRFAGRVRQQLNVEPDLHDALVPAMILQPIVENAYAHGLSRLSANGLLSIDARSVGDEALRLTVINNGVGILPAVPPKSGSGVGLANVRERLQMHYGEDHSFSLSQIEGGRVQVVMTLPLRFAASPIEQTTGYGA, encoded by the coding sequence TTGACGCTGACATTTGCACGCTGGAAGAACGAGACTCACCAACCCCTGGTGCTGCATCCACTGATCTTCATTTCAGGGGCGACTTCGCTCGGGCTTCTGTTCGCCCTGCAGGAGTGGATGGATTCGCGCTTCTGGAACAACCATGTTCAGTTGAGCATTCTGCTGCAGGCATGGGGTGCTCAGTACTTCATCTGGGGTGTTCTGTGCTGGATCGTGTGGTGGACGATGCGTCGTCATATCTACACGGCAGACCTTAAGAAGATGCTGCTTCTGTTTCTACCCATGAGCATCTTTGTCAGCGTGCTGGAAGAGGCGATATGGGTGATGCTGTTTCCCAGTCTTCCGATGGGAAAGCCACCGATGCCGTTTTTGCAACGCTTGTCGTTCCATCTTGATGCAGAACTGGTCGACAGCCTTGTGATTTTCTGGTCGGCGTTCTTTCTGTTTAAGGGGATTGGCTATTACCTGCGCTATCGCGAGAAGGAGCGCATGGCTGCGCAACTGCAGGCGCAGCTTGCGAATGCGCAGATGCGTGCGCTGCGCATGCAGTTAAATCCACATTTTCTGTTCAACACGATGAACAGTATTTCGAGCCTGATGCAGACCGATGTTCCTGCAGCGGATCTAATGCTGGAACAACTCAGTCGTCTGCTGCGTATTACGTTGCATCGCGGGGATGCGCAGTTCATCCCATTAAGTGACGAGATGGAGTTTATTGAGATGTATCTGGCCATGCAGGACCGCAGGTTCGCCGGACGTGTACGGCAACAGCTGAATGTCGAGCCTGACCTGCATGACGCTTTGGTGCCTGCCATGATTCTTCAACCGATTGTTGAGAATGCGTATGCGCATGGCCTGTCGCGTTTGAGCGCGAATGGCCTGTTGTCGATCGATGCACGGTCAGTAGGTGACGAGGCATTGCGTCTTACGGTGATCAACAACGGTGTGGGGATTCTTCCTGCAGTGCCGCCGAAGAGCGGCAGCGGTGTTGGATTAGCTAATGTGCGTGAACGGTTGCAGATGCACTATGGCGAAGATCACTCGTTCTCGTTATCGCAGATCGAAGGCGGTCGAGTTCAGGTCGTTATGACGCTTCCGCTGCGATTTGCGGCAAGCCCAATCGAACAAACAACAGGATACGGTGCGTGA
- a CDS encoding IclR family transcriptional regulator, with protein MRSASPRSTTSKSPEKRYYPTPALEKGLDILELFASTPEGMTVSEVARRLDRTMSEIFRMLLCLEHRGYLAQSANRDRYHLTLRLFRLGQEHPPTKRMVTEALPIMHALAQITRQSCHLGVIDGGHVVILAQVDSPESTGFYVKMGSKVDLMHAATGYVILAHQSEDARERAIQEWSRETQKKKPSDLDDHLSKIRARGYEKRASYQVTGVVNITFPILNSQGNAIAGLTIPYVKRLEDNISQNEIIDAMREASRQISDAMGASTEPLVAAPAPKKRTTKRQS; from the coding sequence ATGCGCTCCGCTTCTCCTCGATCGACGACATCCAAATCTCCGGAAAAACGTTATTACCCCACCCCTGCGCTCGAAAAAGGTCTCGACATCCTCGAGCTCTTCGCCTCGACTCCTGAAGGCATGACCGTCAGCGAGGTCGCTCGCCGCCTCGACCGCACCATGTCCGAGATCTTCCGCATGCTCCTCTGCCTCGAGCATCGCGGCTACCTCGCGCAATCGGCCAATCGCGATCGCTACCATCTCACGCTGCGCCTCTTCCGTCTCGGGCAGGAGCACCCGCCGACCAAGCGCATGGTCACCGAAGCGCTGCCCATCATGCACGCGCTCGCACAGATCACCCGGCAGTCCTGCCATCTCGGCGTCATCGACGGCGGACACGTCGTCATCCTCGCGCAGGTCGACTCCCCCGAGTCCACCGGCTTCTACGTCAAGATGGGGTCGAAGGTCGACCTCATGCACGCCGCCACAGGCTACGTCATTCTCGCCCACCAATCCGAGGACGCCCGCGAGCGAGCCATCCAGGAGTGGTCCCGCGAGACGCAGAAGAAGAAGCCTTCCGATCTCGACGACCATCTCTCCAAGATCCGCGCGCGCGGATACGAGAAGCGGGCCAGCTATCAGGTAACGGGCGTGGTCAACATTACCTTTCCCATCCTGAACTCGCAGGGCAACGCCATCGCGGGTCTGACGATCCCCTACGTCAAACGCCTCGAAGACAACATCAGCCAGAACGAGATCATCGACGCCATGCGCGAAGCCAGCCGGCAGATCTCCGACGCCATGGGAGCCTCCACCGAACCCCTCGTCGCCGCTCCGGCCCCCAAAAAGCGCACAACTAAAAGGCAGTCCTAA
- a CDS encoding DUF2235 domain-containing protein produces the protein MKKIVFCADGTWSHPKSSDAVSTTDTNVYKLYKALTTSATQSPLYDDGVGADTSIIEHLLGGGFGTGLFQKVKDGYTQIAHNYNDGDQIYLFGFSRGAYTARSIGGMLTACGLPTNLTQQAIDDAFSTYRMQPQSAERQAARANLTQNYGNRPVSIAMIGVWDTVGSLGIPSVIGGVDPILYGFLNTQLSAQVQAAYQAISIDERRRSFPPTLWDGDPAPGQTIEQVWFSGCHSSVGGGCPDCGLSDITLKWMLGKAKDNGLEIDPTIWNTYQAIDSAANALDEIQESWNILWGIPMHRTIASNAAIASSVASRLQHIAAYTPPNLVLTSQRALATTYMSITV, from the coding sequence ATGAAGAAGATCGTCTTCTGTGCCGACGGCACCTGGAGCCACCCCAAAAGCAGCGACGCCGTCTCAACCACCGACACCAACGTCTACAAGCTCTACAAGGCCCTCACCACTTCTGCCACGCAATCCCCTCTCTACGACGATGGCGTCGGCGCCGACACCTCCATCATCGAACACCTGCTCGGCGGCGGCTTCGGCACCGGCCTCTTCCAGAAGGTGAAAGACGGCTACACCCAGATCGCCCACAACTACAACGACGGCGACCAGATCTATCTCTTCGGCTTCAGCCGCGGAGCCTACACCGCGCGCAGCATCGGCGGCATGCTCACCGCCTGCGGCCTGCCCACCAACCTCACGCAGCAGGCCATCGACGACGCCTTCTCCACCTACCGCATGCAGCCGCAATCCGCCGAGCGCCAGGCCGCAAGAGCCAATCTGACGCAGAACTACGGCAACCGGCCCGTCTCCATCGCCATGATCGGCGTTTGGGACACCGTCGGCTCGCTCGGCATCCCCAGCGTCATCGGCGGCGTCGATCCCATCCTCTACGGCTTCCTCAACACGCAGCTCAGTGCGCAGGTCCAAGCCGCCTATCAGGCCATCTCCATCGACGAGCGCCGACGCTCCTTCCCGCCAACCCTGTGGGACGGCGACCCCGCGCCCGGTCAGACCATCGAGCAGGTCTGGTTCAGTGGCTGCCACAGCAGCGTCGGCGGAGGATGCCCCGACTGCGGTCTCTCCGACATCACCCTCAAGTGGATGCTCGGCAAAGCGAAGGACAACGGCCTCGAGATCGACCCCACTATATGGAACACCTACCAGGCCATCGACTCCGCCGCCAACGCACTCGACGAGATTCAGGAGTCGTGGAACATTCTTTGGGGAATTCCCATGCACCGCACCATCGCCAGCAACGCTGCCATCGCCAGCAGCGTAGCCAGCCGCCTACAGCACATCGCTGCCTATACGCCTCCTAACCTCGTCCTCACGTCGCAGCGAGCACTTGCGACGACCTATATGTCCATCACCGTATAG
- the kdgD gene encoding 5-dehydro-4-deoxyglucarate dehydratase yields the protein MSQLKQSLSPAELAKKIGEGLLSFPVTHFTNDFQFNEAPYREHISWLLAHNPAGLFAAGGTGEFFSLALGEFSTIVRAAAEETNGKVPLLAGCGYGTAIAKEFAKAAEDAGADGILLLPPYLVNAEQAGLLAHAEAVCKSTSLGVIVYNRDNAIIDDTTLAKLCDRCPNLIGFKDGVGDIELMTRIYARLGDRLTYVGGLPTAETFALPYLEMGVTTYSSAIFNFLPNFAQQFYTAVRNRDREKVYAGLRDFVLPYIAIRNRRKGYAVSIVKAGMTAIGRPSGPVRTPLVDLTEAELAELKTLIGDRT from the coding sequence ATGTCCCAGTTAAAGCAATCGCTAAGCCCGGCTGAGCTGGCAAAGAAGATCGGCGAGGGTCTTCTCTCCTTTCCCGTGACGCACTTCACTAACGACTTCCAATTCAACGAAGCGCCCTACCGCGAACATATCTCCTGGCTGCTCGCACACAATCCCGCCGGGCTCTTCGCCGCTGGCGGCACAGGCGAGTTCTTCTCGCTCGCACTTGGCGAGTTCTCCACCATCGTTCGCGCCGCTGCCGAAGAAACCAACGGTAAGGTTCCCCTCCTCGCAGGCTGCGGCTACGGCACCGCCATCGCCAAAGAGTTCGCCAAAGCCGCCGAAGACGCCGGAGCCGACGGCATCCTTCTTCTTCCGCCTTATCTCGTCAATGCCGAGCAAGCCGGGCTTCTCGCGCATGCCGAAGCCGTCTGCAAATCCACCTCGCTTGGCGTCATTGTCTACAACCGCGACAACGCCATCATCGACGACACCACCCTCGCAAAACTCTGCGACCGCTGCCCCAACCTCATCGGCTTCAAGGACGGCGTCGGCGACATCGAGCTGATGACCCGCATCTATGCCCGCCTCGGCGACCGCCTCACCTACGTTGGAGGCCTGCCCACCGCCGAAACCTTCGCCCTGCCTTATCTCGAAATGGGCGTCACCACCTACTCCTCGGCCATCTTCAACTTCCTGCCCAACTTTGCGCAGCAGTTCTACACCGCCGTCCGTAATCGCGACCGCGAAAAGGTCTACGCCGGTCTGCGCGACTTCGTGCTTCCCTACATTGCGATCCGCAACCGCCGCAAAGGCTACGCCGTCTCTATCGTCAAGGCCGGCATGACCGCCATCGGCCGCCCCTCCGGCCCTGTGCGCACGCCGCTCGTCGATCTCACCGAAGCCGAACTCGCCGAGCTCAAGACTCTCATCGGAGACCGCACCTGA
- a CDS encoding MFS transporter, producing the protein MSAPGVELAPPQKTTHIRYLIVAMLFTASCFSYGDRVALSVAGTAMQKQLSLDPVRFGFLLSGFSWAYVCGQLPSGGLLDRFGSKRVYGISILAWTICAFLIGLCGYLPTAYIFTAIFVLRLISGLAQSPVFPGNGRIVAAWFPTAERGTASAIFNSSQYFALVAFAPIFGWLTGKHGWQSTFYFMGVFGFVLLFAWYKLVHNVPDHPLISPAEIEHIERGGGLVNVDRKAGAKPAASLTWSGVAQLLQQRMLVGIYIGQFCITTLTYFFITWFPVYLVQARHMSVLKGGFAVALPALCGSVGGVLGGFWSDTLLRRGHSLTFARKLPIIAGMLLSTTMIACNYTTTQAVVMFLMSLAFFGKGVGALGWTVIADTSPKELIGLNGGLFNLFGNTAGITTPIIIGYIIKKTGSFNGALIFVAVAALMAIFSYVVIVGQIKRLELQPETSS; encoded by the coding sequence ATGTCGGCCCCCGGCGTCGAGCTCGCGCCTCCGCAGAAGACCACGCACATCCGCTACCTCATCGTAGCGATGCTCTTCACCGCCTCCTGCTTCAGCTACGGAGACCGCGTCGCTCTCTCCGTAGCGGGCACGGCGATGCAGAAGCAGCTCTCGCTTGATCCCGTGCGCTTCGGCTTCCTGCTCTCCGGCTTCTCATGGGCCTACGTCTGCGGCCAGCTTCCGTCCGGAGGCCTCCTCGACCGCTTCGGCTCCAAGCGCGTCTACGGCATCAGCATCCTCGCCTGGACCATCTGCGCCTTCCTTATCGGACTCTGCGGCTATCTTCCCACCGCCTACATCTTCACCGCCATCTTTGTCCTGCGCCTCATCTCCGGCCTCGCGCAGTCCCCCGTCTTCCCCGGCAACGGACGCATCGTCGCCGCCTGGTTCCCCACCGCCGAGCGCGGCACCGCATCCGCCATCTTCAATTCGTCGCAGTACTTCGCGCTCGTCGCCTTCGCTCCTATCTTCGGCTGGCTCACCGGCAAACACGGCTGGCAGTCGACCTTCTACTTCATGGGAGTCTTCGGCTTCGTCCTGCTCTTCGCCTGGTACAAACTCGTCCACAATGTCCCCGACCACCCGCTCATCTCGCCCGCCGAGATCGAACACATCGAGCGCGGCGGCGGCCTCGTCAACGTCGACCGCAAAGCCGGAGCCAAACCAGCCGCCTCCCTCACCTGGTCCGGCGTCGCTCAGCTCCTCCAGCAGCGCATGCTCGTCGGCATCTACATCGGACAGTTCTGCATCACCACGCTTACCTACTTCTTCATCACCTGGTTCCCCGTCTACCTCGTCCAGGCCCGCCACATGTCCGTCCTCAAGGGAGGATTTGCCGTCGCCCTCCCCGCGCTCTGCGGCTCGGTCGGCGGAGTCCTCGGCGGCTTCTGGTCCGACACGCTCCTCCGCCGTGGCCACTCGCTCACCTTCGCCCGCAAGCTTCCCATCATCGCCGGCATGCTTCTCTCCACCACGATGATCGCCTGCAACTACACCACGACGCAGGCCGTCGTCATGTTCCTGATGTCGCTCGCCTTCTTCGGGAAAGGTGTGGGAGCCCTCGGCTGGACCGTCATCGCCGACACCTCGCCCAAAGAACTCATCGGGCTCAACGGCGGACTCTTCAACCTCTTCGGCAACACCGCGGGCATCACCACACCCATCATCATCGGCTACATCATCAAGAAGACCGGCTCCTTCAACGGAGCACTCATCTTCGTCGCCGTCGCCGCACTCATGGCCATCTTCAGCTACGTCGTCATCGTCGGCCAGATCAAACGCCTCGAGCTCCAGCCCGAAACATCCTCGTAA
- a CDS encoding phosphatidylinositol-specific phospholipase C1-like protein encodes MLKGTRMIHSAWKTAVAASAVSVASLAGAQQTTQAAQDKIVHINQIQVIGSHNSYHAGFAPSERKYMEMKNPRALRSLDYRHAPLPDQLSSGVRQIEIDVFADAKGGRFAHPKIDDAVVKAGLPADPDFDPNHEMDKPGFKVMHMQDIDQRSTCHTFVACLTVVRSWSKQHPNHLPIFILVETKEGDMKEMPEAVKTEPFTSEVFDALDAEIRSVFKPAEIITPDVVRGSAKTLEAAVLAGGWPTLAHARGKVIFLMDQHKVTSIYAKGHPSLKGRILFTNSDPGQPETAFIEQNDGTKEAIDALVSKGYLVRTRTDEGTEAARTNDTRRRDLALSSGAQMISTDYPPAEPSQWTPFVVKFPDGLVARCNPVNKPTGCVDSLLEPSTKN; translated from the coding sequence ATGCTGAAAGGAACAAGGATGATTCACAGTGCATGGAAGACAGCGGTAGCAGCCTCGGCCGTATCCGTAGCAAGCCTCGCCGGTGCGCAGCAAACCACGCAGGCAGCGCAGGACAAGATCGTTCACATCAACCAGATTCAGGTGATCGGATCGCACAACAGCTATCACGCCGGCTTCGCACCCAGCGAGCGAAAGTATATGGAGATGAAGAACCCCCGTGCGCTCCGCAGCCTCGACTATCGCCACGCTCCGCTGCCCGATCAACTCAGCTCCGGCGTCCGTCAGATTGAGATCGACGTCTTTGCCGACGCGAAAGGTGGCCGGTTCGCTCACCCCAAAATCGACGACGCCGTCGTCAAAGCCGGACTTCCCGCCGATCCCGACTTCGATCCAAATCACGAAATGGACAAGCCCGGCTTCAAGGTCATGCACATGCAGGACATCGATCAGCGCAGCACCTGTCACACCTTCGTCGCCTGCCTTACTGTGGTGAGAAGTTGGTCGAAGCAGCATCCCAACCATCTGCCCATCTTCATCCTCGTCGAGACCAAGGAAGGCGATATGAAGGAGATGCCCGAAGCCGTTAAGACCGAGCCGTTTACATCTGAAGTCTTCGACGCACTCGATGCCGAGATTCGCTCCGTCTTCAAGCCCGCCGAGATCATCACGCCGGATGTCGTCCGCGGCTCCGCAAAGACGCTGGAAGCCGCTGTTTTAGCCGGTGGCTGGCCCACACTCGCGCATGCACGCGGCAAAGTCATCTTCCTGATGGATCAGCACAAGGTCACTTCCATCTACGCCAAGGGACACCCTTCGCTGAAGGGACGCATTCTCTTCACCAACTCCGACCCCGGCCAGCCGGAGACAGCCTTCATCGAACAGAACGACGGCACGAAGGAAGCCATCGATGCGCTCGTCAGCAAAGGCTATCTCGTCCGCACACGCACTGACGAGGGAACCGAGGCAGCACGCACCAACGACACACGGCGCCGCGACCTTGCACTCTCTAGCGGAGCGCAGATGATCAGCACCGACTACCCTCCGGCTGAGCCATCACAGTGGACTCCATTTGTGGTGAAATTTCCCGATGGCCTCGTTGCACGCTGCAACCCGGTCAACAAGCCCACCGGCTGCGTCGACAGCCTGCTTGAACCATCGACAAAGAATTAA
- a CDS encoding LytR/AlgR family response regulator transcription factor gives MVQAVLADDEVLARQKLRQLLREVPEIEIVGEGSSAAETIDLVRATKPDLLFLDVRMPDKDGFEVVNDLAAMDTPMPCVIFTTAYDRYALRAFEIHAVDYLLKPFTLERFRSATERALEQIKKAKQDPQGAQPKSPNGTPYTTRIVFKSKGRILFLPVSEICWIGAEENYVRICTQSETHLLRETMTRLEEKLDPNTFMRVHRSSIVNLQYVKEVRPEVDGEYGVHMLNGQKIAMSRGYRSRIKSWLDR, from the coding sequence ATGGTTCAAGCAGTGTTAGCAGACGATGAGGTTTTGGCGCGACAGAAGCTGCGTCAGCTACTGCGCGAGGTTCCGGAGATTGAGATCGTTGGCGAAGGATCTTCGGCTGCGGAGACGATCGATCTGGTGCGCGCGACGAAGCCGGATCTCCTCTTCCTGGATGTACGCATGCCGGACAAGGACGGATTTGAAGTGGTGAATGATCTGGCGGCAATGGATACGCCGATGCCGTGCGTGATCTTTACTACAGCATACGATCGCTATGCGCTGCGCGCGTTTGAGATTCATGCGGTGGATTATCTGTTGAAGCCGTTTACGCTGGAGCGTTTTCGTTCGGCGACGGAGCGTGCACTGGAACAGATCAAGAAGGCGAAGCAGGACCCACAGGGTGCACAGCCGAAGAGCCCGAATGGTACGCCCTATACGACGCGCATCGTGTTTAAGTCGAAGGGGCGCATTCTCTTTTTGCCGGTGTCAGAGATTTGCTGGATCGGGGCGGAGGAGAATTATGTTCGCATCTGTACGCAGTCGGAGACACATCTGCTGCGTGAGACGATGACGCGCCTGGAAGAGAAGCTCGATCCGAATACGTTTATGCGTGTTCACCGTTCGTCGATTGTGAACCTGCAGTATGTCAAAGAGGTGCGTCCTGAGGTGGACGGCGAATATGGCGTTCACATGCTGAATGGCCAGAAGATCGCCATGAGCCGCGGGTATCGTTCGCGCATCAAAAGCTGGCTCGATCGCTAA
- a CDS encoding ComEC/Rec2 family competence protein: MRRRAHLLVATLAVLLTAATSLCAQSLKGGSKLRIFAIDVEGGQATLFVTPAGQSLLIDAGWPNNDGRDADRIVAVAKEAGLKKIDYLLLTHYHTDHAGGVPQLLDKFPVGALIDHGPNREDDAATQRIFAAYEKAVSGAKLKRIIAKPGDVLPIVGMKATVVSSDGKLIDQPLDGGGEPNPFCKDSEVRPTDTTENARSVGIQIVFGRWKVVDLGDLTWDKEMELVCPANRLGRADVYIVSHHGMNMSSSPALVDALGARVAIMDNGAKKGGSAPALETIGSAPGLETLWQLHFSEDGGEELNTADEYIANLSGPDTGHYIEIDGSGDGSFDVLNSRTGNARHYAALSAR; this comes from the coding sequence ATGCGACGGCGAGCACATCTGCTCGTAGCAACATTAGCAGTCCTCCTGACTGCGGCAACCAGCCTCTGCGCGCAAAGCCTCAAAGGCGGAAGCAAGCTGCGCATCTTCGCCATCGACGTCGAAGGTGGCCAGGCAACGCTCTTTGTCACTCCCGCTGGTCAGTCCCTGCTCATCGATGCAGGCTGGCCGAACAACGACGGCCGCGATGCCGACCGCATCGTCGCCGTGGCAAAGGAAGCTGGCCTCAAGAAGATCGACTATCTTCTCCTCACCCACTACCACACCGACCACGCCGGCGGCGTCCCCCAGCTGCTCGACAAGTTCCCCGTCGGCGCTCTGATCGACCACGGGCCCAACCGCGAAGACGACGCTGCCACGCAGCGCATCTTCGCTGCGTACGAGAAGGCCGTCAGTGGCGCAAAGCTTAAGCGCATCATCGCCAAACCTGGCGACGTCCTGCCCATCGTTGGTATGAAAGCCACCGTCGTCAGCTCCGACGGCAAATTGATCGACCAGCCCCTCGACGGCGGCGGCGAACCCAACCCCTTCTGCAAAGACTCCGAAGTCCGACCAACGGACACAACAGAAAACGCCCGCTCCGTCGGCATCCAGATCGTCTTCGGCAGATGGAAGGTCGTCGACCTCGGCGATCTCACCTGGGACAAAGAAATGGAGCTGGTCTGCCCTGCCAATCGTCTCGGCCGCGCCGACGTCTATATCGTCTCGCATCACGGCATGAACATGAGTTCCAGCCCGGCCCTCGTCGATGCCCTCGGCGCACGCGTCGCCATCATGGATAACGGTGCAAAGAAGGGCGGCTCCGCACCGGCGCTTGAAACCATCGGCTCCGCACCCGGCCTCGAAACCCTTTGGCAGCTTCACTTCTCCGAAGACGGTGGCGAGGAGTTGAACACCGCCGACGAGTACATCGCCAACCTCTCCGGCCCCGACACCGGACACTACATCGAGATCGACGGTTCCGGCGACGGCAGCTTCGACGTCCTGAACTCCCGTACCGGCAACGCCAGGCACTACGCCGCTCTCTCCGCGCGCTAA